One Amycolatopsis sp. NBC_00355 genomic window carries:
- a CDS encoding helix-turn-helix transcriptional regulator encodes MATMVPAERTRHLDALRDSFEACASGGGSRVVVVSGPVGSGKTALLHTFVETQVGSGTPVLSATGSAGERSRPLGVIGQLFGSVGRRSGFELVAATPDMDDVCSLLSDVVGDEPALLCVDDIHHADDRSLETLLYLHRRLRGTRVLIVLTAPGLPYTGNTVFDVELGRHLPVRHLPLEMLTTAGIAELLGEPAGCPLVADYADLSGGNPLLVTALLGERRPGDGETGPGPSRPGPGFAAAVSACLHRVPAPALQAARGLAVLGPTWPHLLADVAGLSQEALDRALGTLAEVRLLRDGGTFRHPVIRDAALTSLAEADRAATHLRAASALRREGLDAAAIAGHLIEAEALVEPGSWPAEVFAGAAGDVLHDDRPELAIRYAEAALRATGDQRVRSAAFATLTRAQWQINPSAAGSHLPELRTAFRAGHLSAEDTRVLLNVLSWNGRTAEVRDTLDRIADEGDAADPRLSGTLAAVRSWSRHFAPAESRPACSPDGAGNPAAADSVLEDFEHQGVDVALLLSTLLTLIHADRLAAAQAWCDRLLARFAGREQLLLRAVLTGVTADIALRRGDLPEARNRAAEALGLMCPGSWGVVLGYPLGTHVLASVALREFGEADALLRRRTKPEMLDTTFGLGYRHARGHHALATGRPHAALQDFLACGELAVEWDVDHPALAPWRTGAGQAYLALGRTSEALAMFDDEIAHARGKASSVHAAALRLTGHADPEADRLALLQQSVSLLQGSEHLLELATALAELSNEYYERGDSKRSRTTGRRAMEVAQRCEATGITRDLLLSGDRFDLTGLLEPDEDPHRELTAREAGVARLAADGLSNKAIGQKLFLSVSTVEQHLTKVFRKLDISRRADLIGILGQRQSGKSGSR; translated from the coding sequence ATGGCCACCATGGTGCCGGCCGAACGGACCCGCCACCTCGACGCCCTGCGCGACTCCTTCGAGGCGTGCGCGAGCGGCGGCGGCAGCCGTGTCGTTGTCGTGTCGGGGCCGGTCGGCAGCGGCAAGACCGCCCTGCTGCACACGTTCGTCGAAACCCAGGTGGGCAGCGGGACGCCGGTCCTGTCCGCGACCGGTTCGGCCGGCGAGCGGTCCCGGCCGCTGGGGGTGATCGGCCAGCTCTTCGGGAGCGTGGGCCGCCGGTCCGGGTTCGAGCTCGTGGCGGCCACCCCGGACATGGACGACGTCTGCTCGCTGCTGTCCGACGTGGTGGGCGACGAGCCCGCATTGCTGTGCGTGGACGACATCCACCACGCCGACGACCGCTCGCTGGAGACGTTGCTCTACCTGCACCGGCGGCTGCGCGGTACCCGGGTGCTCATCGTGCTCACGGCGCCAGGGCTGCCGTACACCGGCAACACCGTCTTCGACGTCGAACTCGGCCGCCACCTGCCGGTCCGGCACCTGCCGCTCGAGATGCTCACGACCGCCGGCATCGCCGAACTCCTCGGCGAGCCGGCCGGCTGCCCGCTCGTGGCGGACTACGCCGACCTCTCGGGCGGCAACCCTCTCCTGGTCACCGCACTGCTCGGCGAGCGAAGGCCCGGCGACGGCGAGACGGGCCCCGGCCCGTCCCGGCCGGGGCCCGGGTTCGCCGCCGCCGTGAGCGCGTGCCTCCACCGGGTCCCCGCCCCCGCGCTGCAGGCCGCGCGCGGCCTGGCGGTGCTCGGCCCGACGTGGCCGCACCTGCTGGCCGACGTCGCCGGCCTGAGCCAGGAGGCGCTCGACCGGGCGCTCGGCACTCTCGCCGAGGTCCGGTTGCTGCGGGACGGCGGGACCTTCCGGCACCCGGTGATCCGGGACGCCGCGCTGACGAGCCTGGCCGAAGCCGATCGGGCGGCCACGCACCTGCGGGCGGCGTCGGCGCTGCGCCGCGAGGGTCTCGACGCCGCTGCGATCGCGGGACACCTGATCGAAGCCGAGGCGCTGGTGGAGCCCGGCTCGTGGCCGGCCGAGGTTTTCGCCGGCGCCGCCGGGGACGTCCTGCACGACGACCGTCCCGAGCTCGCGATCCGCTACGCCGAGGCCGCTCTGCGAGCGACCGGCGACCAGCGCGTCCGCTCGGCTGCGTTCGCCACTCTGACCCGCGCCCAGTGGCAGATCAACCCGTCGGCCGCCGGGAGTCACCTGCCCGAACTCCGGACCGCGTTCCGCGCCGGCCACCTGAGCGCCGAGGACACCCGGGTGCTGCTGAACGTCCTGTCGTGGAACGGCAGGACAGCCGAGGTACGCGACACGCTCGACCGGATCGCGGACGAGGGGGACGCGGCGGATCCGCGGCTGTCGGGCACGCTCGCGGCAGTCCGGAGCTGGTCGCGCCACTTCGCCCCGGCCGAGTCACGTCCCGCCTGCTCGCCCGACGGTGCCGGCAACCCGGCGGCGGCCGACTCCGTACTCGAGGACTTCGAGCACCAGGGCGTCGACGTCGCGCTCCTGCTGTCCACCTTGCTGACGCTGATCCACGCGGACCGGCTCGCGGCGGCCCAGGCGTGGTGCGACCGGCTGCTCGCCCGGTTCGCCGGCCGAGAACAGCTGCTCCTGCGGGCGGTGCTGACCGGCGTGACCGCCGACATCGCGCTCCGCCGCGGCGACCTGCCCGAGGCCAGGAACCGGGCGGCCGAGGCACTCGGCCTGATGTGCCCGGGGAGCTGGGGCGTGGTGCTCGGCTACCCCCTGGGCACCCACGTGCTGGCCAGCGTCGCCCTGCGCGAGTTCGGTGAAGCCGACGCCCTGCTTCGCCGGCGCACCAAGCCGGAGATGCTCGACACCACGTTCGGTCTCGGCTACCGGCACGCCCGCGGCCACCACGCCCTGGCGACCGGCCGGCCCCACGCGGCGCTGCAGGACTTCCTCGCCTGCGGGGAGCTGGCCGTCGAGTGGGACGTCGACCATCCGGCACTCGCGCCGTGGCGCACCGGCGCGGGCCAGGCGTACCTGGCTCTCGGCCGCACGTCGGAGGCGCTGGCCATGTTCGACGACGAGATCGCGCACGCCCGGGGCAAGGCATCCTCGGTGCACGCCGCGGCGCTGCGCCTGACCGGCCACGCCGACCCGGAGGCCGACCGGCTCGCCCTGCTGCAGCAGTCGGTGAGCCTCCTGCAGGGGTCCGAGCACCTGCTGGAACTGGCGACGGCGCTGGCCGAACTGAGCAACGAGTACTACGAGCGCGGAGACTCGAAACGCTCACGGACCACCGGGCGACGCGCGATGGAGGTCGCACAGCGGTGTGAAGCCACCGGCATCACCCGCGACCTGCTGCTCAGCGGTGACCGCTTCGACCTCACCGGCCTGCTCGAGCCCGACGAGGATCCGCACCGGGAGCTGACCGCGCGGGAAGCCGGCGTGGCCCGGCTGGCGGCCGACGGACTGAGCAACAAGGCGATCGGCCAGAAGCTCTTCCTGTCGGTGAGCACCGTCGAACAGCACCTCACCAAGGTCTTCCGCAAGCTCGACATCAGTCGCCGAGCCGACCTGATCGGCATTCTCGGGCAACGACAGTCAGGCAAGTCGGGATCCCGCTGA
- a CDS encoding gas vesicle protein: MDSQSSSLADVLERVLDKGVVIVGDIAVNVVDIELLTLRLRLFIASAQTAREMGMDWWTNDPFFSPGARRADVLPAEARPASELEELRARVLQLETALTAAGSEPAAEPVRRGEGS, translated from the coding sequence GTGGACAGTCAGTCGAGTTCCCTTGCCGATGTGCTGGAACGCGTGCTGGACAAGGGTGTGGTGATCGTCGGCGACATCGCCGTGAACGTCGTCGACATCGAACTGCTCACGCTGCGGCTCAGGCTCTTCATCGCCTCCGCGCAGACAGCGCGTGAGATGGGGATGGACTGGTGGACGAACGATCCCTTCTTCTCGCCTGGCGCGAGGCGCGCCGACGTCCTGCCGGCCGAAGCTCGGCCGGCCAGTGAACTGGAGGAACTTCGCGCCCGTGTGTTGCAGCTCGAGACCGCGTTGACCGCGGCCGGTTCCGAGCCGGCGGCCGAACCCGTTCGCCGGGGAGAGGGCTCGTGA
- a CDS encoding gas vesicle protein K, with protein MDIPRRISADTGQGLGRLVLAVLEVVAELLERQALRRMASGSLTEVEVERLGQGLLSLRRQFEELRAVLDVPERKADAVHVKQSERIQP; from the coding sequence GTGGACATACCGAGGCGGATAAGCGCCGACACCGGGCAAGGGCTGGGGCGGCTCGTCCTCGCGGTACTCGAAGTCGTCGCGGAACTGCTCGAGCGGCAAGCACTGAGGCGGATGGCGTCCGGAAGCCTGACCGAGGTCGAGGTCGAGCGGCTCGGCCAGGGATTGCTGTCCTTGCGACGACAGTTCGAAGAGCTCCGCGCCGTCCTGGACGTCCCGGAGCGGAAAGCCGATGCGGTACACGTCAAGCAATCCGAGAGGATCCAACCGTGA
- a CDS encoding GvpL/GvpF family gas vesicle protein, protein MRLNLHGVVRAGHPLPGPDRPDAARLLVWEDLALVVSPLPVGRDVTPHDATQHLLTLSALVRQGPVVPLRWGTVAEDDESARAEVLRPLARHLRAELERLDGFAEAHVYLRFDEETALWAVSADPTGWKGRAGAGLTDRIKAGEAIARRLVSWRQARTDDLLKPLDRYVCEVKALDDQDHLEERRALLVRQEDLLSVQEAVAAIAAVDVDCRFVGPLPAFTFLRTVPKGPDDGSQASRWGW, encoded by the coding sequence ATGAGACTGAACCTGCACGGTGTCGTCCGGGCCGGGCACCCGTTGCCCGGCCCGGACCGGCCCGACGCGGCCAGGCTTCTCGTCTGGGAAGATCTCGCGCTGGTGGTCAGCCCGCTGCCCGTGGGCCGGGACGTGACCCCGCACGATGCCACGCAGCACCTCCTGACGCTGTCCGCGCTGGTGCGGCAGGGACCAGTGGTCCCGTTGCGCTGGGGAACCGTCGCCGAGGACGACGAGTCCGCCCGGGCGGAGGTCCTCCGTCCCCTCGCCCGCCACCTGAGAGCCGAGCTCGAACGCCTCGACGGATTCGCTGAAGCGCACGTGTACTTGCGGTTCGACGAGGAGACGGCGCTGTGGGCCGTCTCGGCTGATCCGACGGGGTGGAAGGGCCGCGCCGGTGCCGGCCTGACCGATCGGATCAAAGCGGGCGAAGCGATCGCGCGGCGCCTCGTGAGCTGGCGGCAAGCGCGTACCGACGACCTGCTGAAGCCTCTGGATCGGTACGTGTGCGAAGTCAAAGCCCTGGATGATCAGGACCACTTGGAGGAACGCCGGGCACTTCTCGTGCGACAGGAGGATTTGCTCTCGGTTCAGGAGGCGGTCGCAGCCATCGCCGCGGTGGACGTGGACTGCAGGTTCGTCGGTCCTCTCCCCGCATTCACTTTTCTGCGCACTGTCCCGAAGGGACCGGACGACGGTAGCCAGGCGTCGCGGTGGGGCTGGTAG
- a CDS encoding amidohydrolase family protein produces the protein MALIAIEEHWNLPELTSAVKALPEDRGDPSVVLDELGDNLERLDDLGDARIAAMDAQGVDLQILSLAPPGTHPLEPADAKTLSTRANDIAAEAVRRHPTRLRAFCTLPMADPEAATAELERAAALGFVGAMVYGRTAGTPLDDPRYDDLFGTAAALRQPIFLHPQIPSRTVREAVYGGFDPLTDLALATFGWGWHLEAAVAALRLIVRGTFDRHPGLQLVLGHWGELLLFWTDRADGLSSVAGLDRKVSDYVRANIHITSSGMFDPALLRHVLAVTTPDRLLFSTDYPFRRPARTDIEKFLAEFPAGEDRDKFTAGNACALFGIDLTSRKEQQ, from the coding sequence GTGGCACTCATCGCGATCGAAGAACACTGGAACCTGCCCGAGCTCACCTCGGCGGTGAAGGCACTCCCGGAAGACCGCGGTGACCCGAGCGTCGTGCTCGACGAGCTGGGCGACAACCTCGAGCGCCTCGACGACCTCGGCGACGCCCGGATCGCAGCGATGGACGCCCAGGGCGTCGACCTGCAGATCCTTTCGCTGGCGCCACCCGGGACACACCCACTGGAGCCGGCGGACGCGAAGACGCTCAGCACCCGGGCCAACGACATCGCCGCCGAGGCGGTCCGGCGGCACCCCACGCGGCTGCGGGCCTTCTGCACCCTGCCGATGGCGGACCCGGAGGCCGCCACCGCCGAGCTCGAACGCGCTGCCGCTCTCGGGTTCGTCGGAGCGATGGTCTACGGGCGCACGGCCGGAACGCCACTGGACGACCCGCGCTACGACGACCTGTTCGGCACCGCCGCGGCCCTGCGGCAGCCGATCTTCCTCCACCCGCAGATTCCCTCGCGCACAGTCCGTGAAGCCGTCTACGGCGGCTTCGACCCGTTGACCGATCTGGCCTTGGCGACGTTCGGCTGGGGGTGGCACCTGGAGGCCGCGGTCGCTGCGTTGCGCCTGATCGTCCGCGGCACCTTCGATCGCCATCCCGGCCTGCAGCTCGTGCTCGGCCATTGGGGCGAACTGCTGCTGTTCTGGACCGACCGCGCCGACGGCCTCTCGAGCGTCGCGGGTCTGGACCGGAAGGTGTCGGACTACGTCCGCGCCAACATCCACATCACCAGTTCCGGAATGTTCGATCCCGCGCTGCTGCGCCATGTCCTGGCGGTCACGACGCCCGACCGGCTGCTGTTCTCGACCGATTACCCCTTCCGGCGGCCGGCCAGGACGGACATCGAGAAGTTCCTCGCCGAGTTCCCGGCCGGCGAAGACCGCGACAAGTTCACCGCGGGCAACGCCTGCGCCCTTTTCGGTATCGACCTCACATCACGGAAGGAACAGCAATGA
- a CDS encoding SDR family NAD(P)-dependent oxidoreductase: protein MDLDLAGKRVLVTGASRGIGLATVEAFVAEGAEVVAVSRKNTPELEATGATFVSADLLDPGAPRRVLDTVLASDPRLDVLVNNAGGGDASDADLLDPVGGSGAAWDDVLALNLRAAVEMTRAALPALSRARGAIVNIGSSSARDPRGVPLSYAAAKAGLSAFSRGLAEKLGETGVRVNVVTPGATRTAILTSPDGYIGRLSASMGVDHESLLAAMPEQSGMVTGKLIEPAEIARAVLVLASPAMPSAVGSNWIVDGGVLKTP, encoded by the coding sequence ATGGATCTGGATCTTGCGGGCAAGCGTGTCCTCGTGACGGGGGCGAGCCGGGGCATCGGGCTGGCGACGGTCGAGGCGTTCGTCGCCGAAGGCGCCGAAGTCGTCGCCGTGTCGCGGAAGAACACCCCTGAGCTCGAAGCCACCGGCGCGACGTTCGTGTCCGCCGACCTCCTCGACCCCGGCGCGCCGCGGCGGGTGCTCGACACCGTGCTCGCGAGCGACCCGCGCCTCGACGTGCTCGTCAACAACGCGGGCGGCGGGGACGCGTCCGACGCGGACCTCCTCGACCCCGTCGGCGGTTCCGGCGCGGCGTGGGACGACGTGCTCGCGCTGAACCTGCGCGCCGCCGTGGAGATGACGCGGGCCGCGCTGCCGGCGTTGTCGCGGGCTCGGGGAGCGATCGTGAACATCGGCTCGAGTTCGGCGCGCGATCCGCGTGGGGTGCCGCTGTCCTACGCCGCGGCCAAGGCCGGGCTGAGCGCGTTCTCCCGCGGGCTGGCGGAGAAACTGGGGGAGACGGGCGTCCGGGTCAACGTCGTCACCCCCGGCGCCACCCGGACCGCGATCCTGACGAGCCCGGACGGCTACATCGGGCGGCTGTCGGCGAGCATGGGCGTGGACCACGAGTCGTTGCTCGCGGCCATGCCGGAGCAGTCGGGAATGGTGACCGGCAAGCTGATCGAACCCGCTGAGATCGCCCGGGCGGTGCTGGTGCTGGCGTCGCCGGCGATGCCCAGCGCGGTCGGCTCCAACTGGATCGTCGACGGGGGCGTCCTCAAGACTCCGTGA
- a CDS encoding TetR/AcrR family transcriptional regulator, producing the protein MTETSRDAKRARTAQRILEAARQEFAARGFEGATIRGIAGVAGVDASLVMQHYGSKAALFTAAVQLPGEDAQSAAEHLLEVLANRLRELPPETSALVRSMLTVPEAADTMRAYLDERVDNLARSLEGDDAHLRALITVSGILGLTITQHFLKLRAFDDASHESLLQAARGWTEYLSRDS; encoded by the coding sequence ATGACCGAGACGTCCCGCGATGCCAAACGCGCCCGCACCGCACAGCGGATCCTCGAGGCCGCCCGACAGGAGTTCGCGGCCCGCGGCTTCGAGGGCGCGACGATCCGGGGCATCGCCGGCGTGGCGGGCGTGGACGCCTCGCTGGTGATGCAGCACTACGGCTCGAAGGCGGCCCTGTTCACCGCCGCGGTCCAGCTGCCCGGCGAGGACGCCCAGAGCGCCGCCGAGCACCTGCTGGAGGTCCTCGCCAACCGGCTGCGCGAGCTGCCCCCGGAGACGAGCGCACTCGTCCGGTCCATGCTCACGGTGCCGGAAGCCGCCGACACGATGCGGGCTTACCTCGACGAACGCGTCGACAACCTCGCCAGGTCACTGGAGGGCGACGACGCCCACCTACGCGCCCTGATCACCGTGAGCGGCATCCTCGGCCTGACGATCACGCAGCACTTCCTGAAGCTACGCGCCTTCGACGATGCTTCCCACGAGTCGCTGCTGCAGGCCGCGCGCGGCTGGACCGAATACTTGTCACGCGACTCGTAG
- a CDS encoding patatin-like phospholipase family protein: MTLHGNGSPTRAVVLGGGGTVGVAWQTGLLTGLREAGADLAEAPAIVGTSAGSLVGAMLAGGRDVTDALAVLAEVGQKLDFDSLGAGSQNFLDASRQAVFAADPRQALRAIGAAAREASTTLSEDDYLGLLGTLDGVAWPAGFRCTAIDTGTGELVVWGEESGVPLLHAVAASCVVPMLFPTVTIDGNRYMDGGIVNHLNAAAAPPSDVLVVVSCLPIEAPGGAPGSDRSPSTIKADAEVAQLRQNTRLVAVDPDFGDLEAPVKMMDPETAGRAFHIGRRQAEREAAAIRAVWDF, from the coding sequence ATGACTCTTCACGGAAATGGCTCACCCACCCGCGCGGTCGTTCTCGGCGGCGGCGGAACCGTCGGCGTCGCCTGGCAGACGGGTCTGCTCACCGGGCTGCGTGAAGCCGGTGCCGACTTGGCGGAAGCACCGGCGATCGTGGGAACGTCGGCGGGATCCCTGGTCGGTGCGATGCTCGCCGGCGGCCGTGACGTCACCGACGCGCTCGCCGTCTTGGCGGAGGTGGGGCAGAAGCTCGACTTCGACAGCTTGGGAGCAGGGTCGCAGAACTTCCTGGACGCGTCGCGCCAAGCCGTCTTCGCTGCCGATCCGCGGCAAGCGCTGCGAGCGATCGGCGCCGCGGCACGGGAAGCGTCGACCACACTCAGCGAAGACGACTACCTCGGCCTGCTCGGAACACTCGACGGTGTCGCCTGGCCCGCGGGGTTCCGCTGCACGGCGATCGACACCGGCACCGGCGAGCTTGTCGTGTGGGGCGAAGAATCCGGTGTTCCGCTGCTGCACGCGGTCGCGGCCAGTTGTGTCGTACCGATGTTGTTCCCCACCGTCACCATCGACGGAAACCGCTACATGGACGGCGGAATCGTGAACCACCTGAACGCCGCGGCGGCGCCACCGAGCGACGTTCTCGTGGTCGTGTCCTGCCTGCCGATCGAGGCCCCGGGTGGCGCGCCCGGCAGCGATCGATCCCCTTCGACGATCAAGGCGGACGCCGAAGTGGCGCAGCTGCGCCAAAACACCCGGCTGGTGGCCGTCGACCCCGACTTCGGCGACCTCGAAGCGCCGGTGAAGATGATGGATCCGGAGACCGCCGGCCGGGCGTTCCACATCGGCAGGCGTCAGGCCGAACGCGAGGCGGCAGCGATCCGGGCCGTCTGGGACTTCTGA
- the gvpJ gene encoding gas vesicle protein GvpJ — protein MSAPAPTTGGLAETLNILLDKGLVIDATIRVSVIGIEILTIEAKIVIASVDTYIRYLEAMQRIEAQRQALPPGTVPAPGTQGIAGTYGLLPVATPIPVGFAQQAVVTPGFAQAAPAPSGAGEGER, from the coding sequence GTGAGCGCTCCCGCCCCCACCACCGGTGGTCTTGCCGAAACCCTGAACATCCTGCTGGACAAAGGACTCGTCATCGACGCGACGATCCGGGTCTCGGTGATCGGCATCGAGATCCTGACCATCGAGGCCAAGATCGTGATCGCCAGTGTCGACACCTACATCCGATACCTCGAAGCGATGCAGCGCATCGAGGCGCAGCGGCAGGCCCTCCCGCCGGGCACCGTGCCCGCGCCGGGCACCCAGGGAATCGCCGGGACCTACGGCCTGCTGCCGGTGGCCACTCCCATCCCGGTCGGCTTCGCGCAGCAGGCGGTCGTCACGCCCGGGTTCGCCCAGGCCGCCCCGGCGCCATCCGGCGCCGGCGAAGGCGAGCGATGA
- the gvpJ gene encoding gas vesicle protein GvpJ: MNDLPSLPAEGAGLTSLVDLLDRVVARGAVVNGDVIITLAGVDLIRLDLRLLLAAVDEIDR; encoded by the coding sequence GTGAACGATCTGCCTTCGCTTCCCGCCGAGGGTGCCGGCCTGACCAGCCTGGTGGATCTGCTGGACCGCGTGGTGGCCCGGGGTGCCGTGGTGAACGGGGACGTGATCATCACACTGGCGGGAGTCGACCTGATCCGGCTCGACCTGCGGCTCCTGCTCGCCGCGGTCGACGAGATCGACCGGTAG
- a CDS encoding TetR/AcrR family transcriptional regulator: MSADAEPRRLRADAERSTARILAAAEELLAADPAATLERIADAAGLARATVHRRFSSRKALLEALTGVLNERYLRGLEQARVATAPPVAALYRLTELLFELKVGSRAIMELTADPATKMTPLSPEVTTGLEQLFSRLREAGEITATDTAWCCAIYLAVVHEAAQLPADSPALGIAAGDVGARTDLTYRTVLAALGGDRPHLELHEEPSS, translated from the coding sequence GTGAGCGCAGATGCCGAACCGAGGCGCTTGCGGGCGGACGCGGAGCGCAGCACGGCGCGGATCCTGGCGGCCGCCGAGGAGCTGCTCGCGGCCGACCCGGCCGCCACGCTGGAACGGATCGCCGACGCCGCGGGCCTCGCGCGCGCCACCGTCCACCGCCGGTTCTCGTCTCGGAAGGCCCTGCTGGAGGCGCTGACCGGCGTGCTCAACGAGCGTTACCTGCGCGGGCTCGAGCAGGCACGCGTGGCCACGGCGCCGCCCGTCGCGGCGCTGTACCGGCTGACCGAGCTGCTCTTCGAGCTGAAGGTCGGCAGCCGGGCGATCATGGAACTCACCGCGGACCCGGCCACCAAGATGACACCCCTGAGTCCTGAGGTGACGACCGGGCTGGAGCAGCTGTTCAGCCGGTTGCGCGAAGCCGGCGAGATCACCGCCACCGACACGGCGTGGTGCTGCGCCATCTACCTGGCCGTCGTTCACGAAGCGGCGCAGCTGCCGGCGGACTCACCGGCACTGGGCATCGCGGCGGGTGACGTGGGCGCGCGGACCGACCTGACCTACCGGACCGTGCTGGCCGCACTGGGAGGCGACCGGCCGCACCTCGAGCTTCACGAGGAACCCAGCTCCTGA
- a CDS encoding NADP-dependent oxidoreductase, producing the protein MYVIEVPAYGGPEVLRLTEHADPAAEAGLVRVRLGATTVNQADVKIRSGAAAGRLGTLVPPFVLGFDLAGTLIDDAPGLPAGTVVAGFLPWFELGTGRGTYAEIVVADPSWLAPVPAGVDLVDAASVPLSAQTAQQAVDLLRLPAGATVFITGAGGVVGRFAIQHAAARGLEVIALAGPGEQDELRALGARHTVARGAPSDVTAALRRLLPDGVDGVFDTALLGDPLLPGVRKGGSFVSASQPRVPAPERGIRVSAVHGAPDGIQLGEILDRLATGRLTTRVAGVLPLDKAAEAHRQTEAGSLAGRLVLTI; encoded by the coding sequence ATGTACGTCATCGAGGTCCCCGCATACGGCGGCCCGGAAGTCCTGCGGCTCACCGAGCACGCCGACCCCGCGGCCGAAGCCGGCCTGGTCCGGGTGCGGCTGGGGGCGACCACGGTCAACCAGGCCGACGTGAAGATCCGGTCCGGGGCGGCCGCCGGCCGGCTCGGCACCCTGGTGCCGCCCTTCGTCCTGGGCTTCGACCTCGCCGGCACCCTGATCGACGACGCTCCCGGCCTGCCCGCGGGCACCGTCGTCGCCGGTTTCCTGCCCTGGTTCGAGCTCGGCACCGGCCGGGGCACCTACGCCGAGATCGTCGTCGCCGACCCGAGCTGGCTCGCCCCGGTCCCCGCCGGGGTCGACCTGGTCGACGCCGCATCCGTGCCGTTGAGCGCCCAAACCGCCCAGCAGGCCGTCGACCTGCTCCGGCTGCCGGCCGGCGCGACGGTGTTCATCACCGGCGCGGGCGGGGTCGTCGGACGCTTCGCCATCCAGCACGCCGCCGCCCGGGGACTCGAGGTCATCGCCTTGGCCGGTCCCGGCGAGCAGGACGAACTGCGCGCACTCGGCGCCCGGCACACCGTCGCGCGCGGCGCCCCGAGCGACGTCACCGCGGCTCTCCGGCGCCTGCTTCCGGACGGGGTCGACGGCGTCTTCGACACGGCCCTGCTCGGTGACCCGCTGCTGCCCGGTGTGCGCAAGGGCGGGAGCTTCGTCTCCGCGTCCCAGCCCCGGGTCCCCGCGCCCGAACGCGGCATCCGCGTGTCGGCCGTCCACGGTGCACCGGACGGCATCCAGCTCGGGGAGATCCTGGACCGGCTGGCGACCGGCCGGCTCACCACCCGCGTCGCCGGGGTCCTGCCGCTGGACAAGGCGGCCGAAGCCCACCGGCAGACCGAGGCAGGCAGCCTGGCGGGGCGGCTCGTGCTGACGATCTGA
- a CDS encoding GvpL/GvpF family gas vesicle protein — protein sequence MTAGAESDADVASLAQRHAPEVWETALRAAKDQATAVLTRRLTDAILAGAAGPRSGPASGPAPGPDIPQPRPGLCAYAITWSHAQVPENVAGSDVAPAVRLIVHENLAILVAQVDLAAFAGLEHEAGPTDTVAPDSRLAMLARQHDAVIRAIFHDCPALPLRFGTVVRDERAALRLLEERRAEVAEWLARVDGHREWGVRVVRPEPHPESIREVPLEGISGTEYLALRARQLDDGRHAKALARDAVNALHESLAGCSTEVVQREQPHAFFDAAYLVRQDQEETFHGRIRRLEDDLATAGMTARTTGPWPPYSFAPAQLEVRR from the coding sequence GTGACCGCCGGCGCCGAGTCCGATGCGGACGTGGCGTCGCTGGCGCAGCGCCACGCGCCGGAAGTGTGGGAAACGGCTCTGCGGGCAGCCAAGGATCAGGCGACGGCGGTACTCACGCGCCGGCTGACCGACGCCATCCTCGCCGGGGCCGCCGGTCCCCGCTCCGGCCCAGCGTCCGGCCCAGCGCCCGGGCCGGATATCCCGCAGCCTCGTCCGGGTCTCTGTGCCTACGCCATCACGTGGTCGCACGCCCAGGTGCCGGAGAACGTCGCCGGATCCGACGTCGCCCCGGCGGTGCGTCTGATCGTGCACGAGAATCTCGCCATCCTGGTCGCCCAGGTCGATCTCGCGGCATTCGCCGGCCTGGAGCACGAGGCCGGTCCGACGGACACCGTCGCTCCGGACAGCCGGCTCGCGATGCTCGCCCGTCAGCACGACGCGGTGATCCGCGCGATCTTCCACGACTGCCCGGCCTTGCCCCTCAGGTTCGGCACGGTCGTCCGTGACGAGCGCGCGGCGCTTCGCCTGCTCGAGGAACGCCGGGCCGAAGTGGCGGAGTGGCTCGCACGTGTCGATGGCCACCGCGAATGGGGTGTGCGCGTTGTCCGGCCGGAGCCGCATCCGGAGTCGATCCGGGAGGTTCCTCTCGAGGGAATCTCGGGAACTGAGTACCTCGCGTTGCGAGCCCGGCAACTGGACGACGGCCGGCACGCGAAAGCGCTTGCGCGCGATGCGGTGAACGCCCTGCACGAGTCGTTGGCAGGGTGCTCGACGGAGGTCGTGCAGCGGGAACAGCCCCACGCCTTCTTCGATGCTGCCTACCTGGTCCGCCAAGATCAGGAGGAGACGTTCCACGGTCGGATCCGGCGGCTCGAAGACGACCTCGCCACCGCCGGGATGACCGCGCGGACGACCGGCCCGTGGCCGCCCTATTCGTTCGCCCCGGCACAGCTGGAGGTGCGGCGGTGA